The following are encoded in a window of Saccharothrix longispora genomic DNA:
- a CDS encoding Calx-beta domain-containing protein, translating to MSGSHEQRRSVLRRSAAAVTAALVVWATTAVVVAAPRAAAQVDPIDVEVTLGPGASATVAKTVTTPAIPPNPDLVFLADTTGSMGGAITDVRNNAGAVTSAVLDAQPTAQFAAAEYRDAGDAFVFRVDQSLTGDPVAVQNGINAWVAGGGGDLPEAAINALFEIGSGAIAFRPDGTRIVAWFGDAPSHDPSQGHTLADAIAALQAADIRVIAVNMGAAGGGLDAGGQASAIVNATGGVLLNNVPANQVAQAILDGIQAVEVTVTPTITVCDPQLTLGFDPASRTVTSGDVAAFTETITVNPGTPAGTYHCTVDFLVDGTSRGFVEQNTVHVPGLSIDDVTVDEGNAGTTPATFTVSLDRPSPNPVTVDFTTADATAVAPADYAPTAGTVTFAPGETSRPVTVPVNGDTVDEPDETFTVTLSAAVGAAITDAVGVGTIVDDDRDGVFSCRASALNVVGIEPVVANPTNVPCVDDNETLAQVGLNAGALAVNAKVLSAATDQTPTDLTSAPPAAGDNATANAKVDTTTISTLGLTIELGVIKSEAAARCAPGGVGLAPQFSGSSAIASLKINGVPTTVGSAPLTIPLVIGSLKLNSTETTATSVTQRAVVLDTLLADVVIGEAHADVHGTGAHPHGNPCTS from the coding sequence ATGTCCGGTTCCCATGAGCAGCGCCGTTCGGTGCTGCGCAGATCCGCGGCGGCGGTCACCGCCGCGCTGGTGGTGTGGGCCACGACCGCCGTGGTCGTCGCAGCGCCCCGGGCGGCGGCTCAGGTCGATCCCATCGACGTCGAGGTCACCCTCGGTCCCGGTGCGAGCGCCACGGTGGCCAAGACGGTCACCACCCCGGCGATCCCGCCCAACCCCGACCTGGTGTTCCTGGCGGACACCACCGGGAGCATGGGCGGTGCCATCACCGACGTGCGGAACAACGCGGGCGCGGTGACCAGCGCGGTGCTCGACGCCCAACCGACGGCGCAGTTCGCGGCGGCGGAGTACCGCGACGCCGGGGACGCGTTCGTCTTCCGGGTCGACCAGAGCCTCACCGGCGACCCGGTGGCCGTGCAGAACGGAATCAACGCCTGGGTCGCCGGCGGTGGTGGCGACCTCCCCGAAGCCGCGATCAACGCCCTGTTCGAGATCGGCAGTGGAGCCATCGCGTTCCGACCGGACGGCACGCGCATCGTGGCGTGGTTCGGCGACGCGCCTTCCCACGACCCCAGCCAGGGCCACACCCTCGCCGACGCCATCGCCGCGCTGCAGGCCGCCGACATCCGCGTCATCGCGGTCAACATGGGCGCCGCCGGCGGCGGGCTCGACGCCGGCGGGCAGGCGAGCGCCATCGTGAACGCCACCGGGGGCGTGCTGCTGAACAACGTGCCCGCCAACCAGGTGGCGCAGGCCATCCTCGACGGCATCCAGGCCGTCGAGGTCACCGTCACCCCCACCATCACGGTGTGCGACCCGCAGCTCACGCTCGGGTTCGACCCCGCGAGCCGGACCGTGACCAGCGGTGACGTCGCCGCCTTCACCGAGACGATCACGGTGAACCCCGGCACCCCGGCCGGCACTTACCACTGCACGGTCGACTTCCTGGTCGACGGCACCTCGCGCGGGTTCGTCGAGCAGAACACCGTGCACGTGCCCGGCCTGTCCATCGATGACGTGACCGTCGACGAGGGCAACGCGGGCACCACACCCGCCACCTTCACGGTCAGCCTGGACCGGCCGAGCCCCAACCCGGTCACGGTCGACTTCACCACCGCCGACGCCACTGCGGTCGCCCCTGCGGATTACGCGCCGACCGCCGGCACGGTGACCTTCGCCCCGGGGGAGACCTCCAGGCCGGTGACCGTGCCGGTCAACGGCGACACGGTGGACGAGCCGGACGAGACGTTCACCGTGACGCTGTCCGCGGCGGTCGGCGCCGCGATCACCGACGCGGTCGGTGTCGGCACGATCGTCGACGACGACCGCGACGGCGTGTTCTCCTGCCGGGCGAGCGCGCTGAACGTGGTCGGCATCGAGCCGGTGGTGGCCAACCCGACCAACGTGCCGTGCGTGGACGACAACGAGACGTTGGCGCAGGTCGGCCTGAACGCCGGCGCGCTGGCGGTCAACGCCAAGGTGCTGTCCGCCGCCACCGACCAGACGCCGACCGACCTCACGTCGGCCCCGCCGGCGGCGGGCGACAACGCCACCGCCAACGCCAAGGTCGACACCACCACCATCAGCACCCTCGGCCTGACCATCGAATTGGGCGTGATCAAGTCCGAGGCCGCCGCCCGGTGCGCACCCGGCGGCGTCGGGTTGGCACCGCAGTTCTCCGGCAGCTCTGCCATCGCCTCACTCAAGATCAACGGTGTGCCCACGACCGTCGGCTCCGCGCCGCTGACCATCCCGCTGGTGATCGGCTCGCTGAAGCTCAACAGCACCGAGACCACGGCGACATCGGTGACCCAGCGGGCCGTGGTGCTGGACACCCTGCTCGCCGACGTGGTCATCGGTGAAGCGCACGCCGACGTCCACGGCACCGGCGCCCACCCGCACGGCAACCCCTGCACCAGCTGA
- a CDS encoding choice-of-anchor P family protein — MITSSPGRHRGRALPAIIAALTVLPLALAVTSAQPASAAPGVPQAPVVVFAEGFENGQGATPVLLTDYTGAPPVAQTYSADPAWLTACNGWLASPQQPSAPPPGSGCSAGNWQAVQTMAGVLGQWAGGDPATNHAVTAYTAANPGAGRVQLRTEQPIPLPAPDRFLTFSVDAAEQNCFANHALFEFYLLDGATAVPTFTTPIEPCANPATVIDGTAVGTYTSDRPVLFGGSSVGVQLVNAQGSGVGNDAAFDNVRVLDVTPQLDVGYSPPPVQMGQTATLTFTVTNTAELAVKDGWSFTANLPAGLTATAQPTTDCTDATASTAAGTVTATGALATGQVSCAVAVTVTAARPGTYTTCATDVTTRVGLNAPGCASVRFIAPVLLFDAHAHGGKLTAPLVGVGPLAPSDLTCTPQPGLDQDQALGATLPGIGSLGVIDTEAHGTVGGDGQRTATAWARTAKVSLLGGLITADEIRAKAAAAEDLDGAVTTAGEVELVNLRINGTPVVNPAVDLTITIPLVATVVVNEQRTLAGGAGIAVNALHVRLLNGVDLVISHARVTLTRPGTPCPID, encoded by the coding sequence GTGATCACGTCTTCGCCCGGTCGGCACAGGGGCAGAGCCCTGCCGGCGATCATCGCAGCACTGACGGTCCTACCGCTCGCGCTCGCCGTCACCTCCGCGCAACCGGCCTCTGCGGCGCCGGGCGTCCCCCAGGCGCCGGTCGTGGTGTTCGCCGAGGGCTTCGAGAACGGCCAGGGCGCCACACCCGTCCTGCTCACCGACTACACCGGAGCGCCGCCGGTCGCGCAGACCTACTCCGCCGATCCGGCGTGGCTGACCGCCTGCAACGGTTGGCTGGCCTCGCCGCAACAGCCGAGCGCACCGCCGCCGGGCAGCGGGTGCAGCGCGGGCAACTGGCAGGCGGTCCAGACCATGGCCGGGGTCCTGGGGCAGTGGGCGGGAGGCGACCCGGCCACCAACCACGCCGTCACCGCCTACACCGCAGCGAACCCCGGAGCGGGCAGAGTGCAGCTGCGCACCGAACAGCCCATCCCGCTGCCCGCACCCGACCGGTTCCTGACCTTCTCGGTGGACGCGGCCGAGCAGAACTGCTTCGCCAACCACGCGCTGTTCGAGTTCTACCTGCTCGACGGCGCGACCGCAGTGCCCACCTTCACCACCCCGATCGAGCCCTGCGCCAACCCCGCCACCGTCATCGACGGCACCGCCGTGGGCACCTACACCAGCGACCGGCCGGTGCTGTTCGGCGGCTCGTCGGTGGGAGTGCAGCTGGTCAACGCCCAGGGCAGCGGTGTCGGCAACGACGCCGCGTTCGACAACGTCCGGGTCCTGGACGTCACCCCGCAGCTGGACGTCGGCTACAGCCCGCCCCCGGTGCAGATGGGGCAGACGGCCACCCTGACCTTCACCGTCACCAACACCGCCGAGCTGGCGGTCAAGGACGGCTGGTCGTTCACCGCGAACCTGCCGGCGGGACTGACCGCCACCGCCCAGCCCACCACGGACTGCACCGACGCCACCGCCTCCACCGCCGCCGGCACGGTCACCGCCACCGGCGCCCTGGCCACCGGCCAGGTCTCGTGCGCCGTCGCCGTCACGGTCACCGCCGCCCGCCCCGGCACCTACACCACCTGCGCCACCGACGTGACCACGCGGGTCGGCCTCAACGCGCCGGGGTGCGCCTCGGTGCGGTTCATCGCGCCCGTGCTGCTGTTCGACGCCCACGCGCATGGTGGCAAGCTGACCGCTCCACTGGTCGGCGTGGGCCCGCTCGCCCCGTCGGACCTCACCTGCACGCCCCAACCGGGCCTGGACCAGGACCAGGCGCTCGGCGCCACCCTGCCGGGGATCGGCTCGCTGGGCGTCATCGACACCGAGGCCCACGGCACCGTCGGCGGTGACGGCCAGCGCACCGCCACCGCATGGGCCCGCACCGCGAAGGTCTCCTTGCTGGGCGGCCTGATCACCGCCGACGAGATCCGCGCCAAGGCTGCCGCCGCCGAAGACCTCGACGGCGCGGTCACCACCGCAGGCGAGGTCGAGCTGGTCAACCTGCGGATCAACGGCACCCCCGTGGTCAACCCCGCGGTCGACCTGACCATCACCATCCCGCTCGTGGCCACCGTCGTGGTCAACGAACAACGGACCCTGGCAGGCGGCGCCGGCATCGCCGTCAACGCCCTGCACGTCCGACTGCTCAACGGCGTCGACCTCGTGATCAGCCACGCGCGAGTCACCCTGACCCGCCCCGGCACCCCCTGCCCGATCGACTGA
- a CDS encoding S1 family peptidase, producing the protein MKRDFGLTAEGVQTRLAQEDKARGAEVVARKLYGAAYAGSWFDPAAGKLAVAVAGDAAADKTGLDVTVVPVAHTYAQLDAVKTALDRQAGKAAPAGVNGWYVDVQTNAVVVTVNRHKVDAAVTGFIDEAKALHRAVRVVQEDHSPVPYADVVGGWPYWINNAGRCSIGFAVYGGFVTAGHCGTPGSQATDQYGALYGYFAGSTFPYYDYAWVQTVAGVNLWGYMEGYDGYWYYVRGSAQVPVGSGVCRSGSTTGMWCNYIQARNQTVNYPQGVVYNLTRTNVCAQPGDSGGSWLSSNQAQGVTSGGSGNCSTGGTTYYQEVNPILSAYGLSLILT; encoded by the coding sequence ATGAAGCGCGACTTCGGCCTCACCGCCGAGGGCGTGCAAACACGCCTGGCCCAAGAGGACAAGGCGCGTGGCGCCGAGGTCGTCGCCCGCAAGCTCTACGGCGCCGCCTACGCGGGCAGCTGGTTCGACCCCGCAGCCGGCAAGCTCGCCGTCGCGGTAGCCGGTGACGCCGCTGCCGACAAGACCGGTCTCGACGTGACCGTCGTGCCCGTCGCGCACACCTATGCCCAGCTCGACGCCGTCAAGACCGCCCTCGACCGGCAGGCCGGCAAGGCCGCGCCCGCCGGAGTGAACGGCTGGTACGTCGACGTGCAGACCAACGCGGTCGTCGTCACCGTCAACCGGCACAAGGTCGACGCCGCCGTGACCGGGTTCATCGACGAGGCCAAGGCCCTGCACCGCGCCGTGCGCGTGGTGCAGGAGGACCACTCCCCCGTGCCCTACGCCGATGTCGTCGGCGGCTGGCCGTACTGGATCAACAACGCGGGCCGGTGCTCCATCGGCTTCGCCGTGTACGGCGGATTCGTGACCGCAGGCCACTGCGGCACCCCCGGCTCCCAGGCCACCGACCAGTACGGCGCGCTCTACGGCTACTTCGCCGGCTCCACGTTCCCCTACTACGACTACGCGTGGGTGCAGACCGTCGCGGGCGTGAACCTGTGGGGCTACATGGAGGGCTACGACGGCTACTGGTACTACGTGCGCGGTTCCGCGCAGGTCCCGGTGGGCTCCGGCGTGTGCCGCTCGGGCTCGACCACCGGTATGTGGTGCAACTACATCCAGGCCCGTAACCAGACCGTGAACTACCCCCAGGGCGTCGTCTACAACCTGACCCGCACGAACGTCTGCGCCCAGCCCGGCGACTCCGGCGGCTCGTGGCTCAGCTCGAACCAGGCCCAAGGCGTGACCTCGGGCGGCTCGGGCAACTGCTCGACCGGTGGAACCACGTACTACCAGGAGGTCAACCCGATCCTGTCCGCCTACGGCCTGTCGCTGATCCTGACCTGA
- a CDS encoding ketopantoate reductase family protein, which translates to MKILMFGRGVIATIYGWTLQQAGHDVEFYVRPGRAATYGEAIDLDLLDTRRRVWGQRVVERWPVRYREALEPDHDFDLIVLSVPHHRLAEATAFLAPRIGQAAVLVFGNIWTEPPAAIGALPVDRIAWGFPQAGGGFGADGVLRGGLLPSVVFGTLGQAPTDRERAVRQAFREAGFRLKEQPDFRGWLWVHFASDAGLFSQGLRLGSLSELAGSTSDFREALLTGRELLPLLEARGIDLRRHRGGVLLFRTPTWLMAPVLAWLTAHVTPLRVNFEAHSDPDAQEPREVCRDTLAEARRLGIPVPRLEAAEPYFAREGTGRV; encoded by the coding sequence GTGAAGATCCTGATGTTCGGCCGAGGCGTGATCGCCACCATCTACGGCTGGACCCTGCAACAGGCGGGACACGACGTCGAGTTCTACGTCCGCCCGGGCCGTGCGGCGACGTACGGGGAAGCGATCGACCTCGACCTGCTCGACACGCGGCGCCGGGTGTGGGGACAGCGCGTCGTCGAGCGGTGGCCGGTGCGCTACCGCGAAGCCCTGGAGCCGGACCACGACTTCGACCTGATCGTGCTCAGCGTGCCCCACCACCGCCTCGCGGAGGCGACGGCCTTCCTGGCCCCGCGGATCGGCCAGGCCGCGGTGCTGGTCTTCGGCAACATCTGGACCGAGCCGCCGGCCGCGATCGGCGCACTCCCCGTCGACCGGATCGCCTGGGGCTTTCCCCAGGCCGGTGGCGGTTTCGGCGCGGACGGTGTGCTCCGCGGGGGACTGTTGCCGTCGGTCGTCTTCGGCACCCTCGGCCAGGCCCCGACCGACCGGGAGCGAGCCGTGCGCCAGGCGTTTCGCGAGGCCGGGTTCCGACTCAAGGAGCAACCCGACTTCCGCGGCTGGCTGTGGGTCCACTTCGCGTCGGACGCCGGCCTGTTCTCGCAGGGCCTGCGGCTGGGGTCCCTGTCCGAGCTGGCCGGGTCGACGAGCGACTTCCGCGAGGCGCTGCTGACCGGCCGCGAGCTGCTGCCGCTCCTCGAGGCGCGCGGCATCGACCTGCGACGTCACCGGGGCGGTGTGCTGCTGTTCCGGACGCCCACCTGGCTGATGGCCCCCGTGCTCGCCTGGCTGACCGCTCACGTCACGCCGCTGCGCGTGAATTTCGAGGCGCACTCCGACCCCGACGCCCAGGAGCCGCGTGAGGTCTGCCGGGACACCCTGGCCGAAGCGCGACGGTTGGGCATCCCGGTACCGCGACTGGAAGCGGCGGAACCGTACTTCGCCCGTGAGGGGACAGGTCGAGTCTGA
- a CDS encoding TetR/AcrR family transcriptional regulator: MTADKPLRADARRKREALLAAAREVFEAGGFFDLRFDDFARLAGVGTGTLYRHFPTREALAEAVYHGEVATLCDRARRLRATLPAAEALAAFLRGMVDHMDAHQGLARTLATLMADRSSALAEGSRELERAVADLVAAAVQEGAVRDDVDAGAVMMALHGIGAAHDRPGWRAEADDVITLVLDGLRSPL, translated from the coding sequence ATGACCGCCGACAAGCCGCTGCGGGCCGACGCCCGGCGCAAGCGCGAGGCCCTGCTCGCCGCGGCCCGGGAGGTCTTCGAGGCCGGCGGCTTCTTCGACCTGCGCTTCGACGACTTCGCTCGCCTCGCAGGGGTGGGCACGGGCACGCTGTACCGCCATTTCCCCACCCGGGAGGCGCTGGCCGAGGCGGTCTACCACGGGGAAGTCGCCACGCTGTGCGACCGCGCCCGCCGGCTGCGGGCCACGCTGCCCGCGGCGGAGGCGTTGGCGGCCTTTCTGCGTGGCATGGTCGACCACATGGACGCCCACCAGGGCCTCGCCCGGACGTTGGCCACGCTCATGGCCGATCGCTCGAGCGCCCTCGCCGAGGGCAGCCGGGAGCTTGAGCGGGCTGTCGCCGACCTCGTGGCCGCCGCCGTACAGGAGGGCGCCGTTCGCGACGACGTGGACGCCGGTGCCGTCATGATGGCGCTGCACGGCATCGGCGCGGCCCATGACCGGCCCGGTTGGCGGGCCGAGGCCGACGATGTCATCACCCTCGTGCTGGACGGGCTGCGCAGCCCCCTGTGA
- a CDS encoding peptide ligase PGM1-related protein produces the protein MTVVVVPSLTLHPDELRKIPGAVHFEQRLLFEFQLLREPNVNLVYATSERIAPEIVEYALGLVPALVGTEAADRLTLLDCDDDSPAPLTEKVLRRPELVRRIKAAVRDPARAYLVVFNSTDLERELALRLGIPMFSCDPALSALGTKSGGRTLLKEAGVPVPDGFEDLFSEGDLIRALARLKRAAPEIRKAVVKLNDSFAGAGNAVFSYEGTPETGTENWIAEQIATRLNAPGDTWPSFRDKFEHMGGVVERFVEARALRSPSAQLELDPRGGVRVLSTHDQVLGGPSGQTFVGCAFPARDAYRLRVQELATRVGRALASAGVVGQLSVDFVVDEAAPEQVHALEINLRMGGATAPYMFMRGLVGGHYDLGTGHHLAPDGSPRHYVTSDRIQDDAFRSLSYDDLVGIAREHGVAYDHTTGTGAFYYALGALPEFGKLGMVAVGTSRDDAQRRYDTLVTALRTTAAQRVPATTA, from the coding sequence GTGACGGTCGTGGTGGTGCCCAGCCTCACGCTGCACCCCGACGAGCTGCGCAAGATCCCCGGCGCGGTGCACTTCGAGCAGCGGCTGCTCTTCGAGTTCCAGTTGCTGCGCGAGCCGAACGTCAACCTGGTCTACGCGACCAGCGAGCGGATCGCTCCGGAGATCGTCGAGTACGCGCTCGGCCTGGTCCCCGCGCTGGTCGGCACCGAGGCGGCGGACCGGCTGACCCTGCTCGACTGCGACGACGACTCGCCGGCCCCGCTCACCGAGAAGGTGCTCCGGCGACCCGAGCTGGTCCGGAGGATCAAGGCGGCCGTCCGCGACCCCGCACGGGCCTACCTCGTGGTGTTCAACAGCACCGACCTGGAGCGCGAATTGGCGCTGCGACTGGGCATCCCGATGTTCTCCTGCGACCCGGCGCTGTCGGCGCTGGGCACCAAGAGCGGTGGCCGAACCCTCCTCAAAGAAGCGGGCGTGCCGGTGCCCGACGGTTTCGAGGACCTGTTCTCGGAAGGCGACCTGATCCGCGCGCTGGCGAGGTTGAAGCGCGCCGCACCGGAAATCCGGAAAGCCGTGGTGAAGCTCAACGACAGTTTCGCCGGGGCCGGGAACGCCGTGTTCTCCTACGAGGGCACGCCGGAGACGGGCACCGAGAACTGGATCGCCGAGCAGATCGCCACCCGGCTGAACGCCCCCGGCGACACGTGGCCCTCCTTCCGGGACAAGTTCGAGCACATGGGAGGCGTGGTCGAGCGCTTCGTGGAGGCACGCGCGCTCCGCTCGCCGTCGGCCCAGCTGGAGCTGGACCCGCGGGGAGGGGTGCGCGTCCTGTCCACCCACGACCAGGTGCTCGGCGGCCCGTCCGGTCAGACCTTCGTCGGCTGTGCGTTCCCCGCTCGCGACGCCTACCGCCTGCGCGTGCAGGAACTGGCCACGCGGGTGGGCCGGGCGCTGGCGAGCGCCGGCGTGGTGGGCCAGCTCAGCGTCGACTTCGTCGTGGACGAGGCCGCCCCCGAGCAGGTGCACGCCTTGGAGATCAACCTGCGCATGGGCGGTGCGACCGCGCCGTACATGTTCATGCGCGGGCTCGTCGGCGGCCACTACGACCTGGGCACCGGCCACCACCTGGCCCCCGACGGCTCGCCGCGCCACTACGTCACCAGCGATCGAATCCAGGACGACGCGTTCCGCTCCCTCTCGTACGACGACCTCGTGGGGATCGCGCGCGAGCACGGCGTGGCCTACGACCACACGACCGGCACCGGCGCGTTCTACTACGCCCTCGGCGCCCTGCCGGAGTTCGGCAAGCTCGGCATGGTGGCGGTCGGCACCTCCCGCGACGACGCCCAGCGACGCTACGACACCCTGGTCACGGCCCTGCGCACGACCGCCGCGCAACGGGTGCCCGCCACGACGGCCTGA
- a CDS encoding NAD(P)H-dependent flavin oxidoreductase: MRGTTSTLALVPAVVDRISPVPVLAAGGICDARGVRAAVALGACGVWVGTRFLVAEQAGTHPRYRERLRAATAEDAVHTGVFRDGWPDAPHRALRNTTLTRWEDAGRPGPGARPGEGEVVAEHASFGPVRRYADLVPVVGHVGDVEGMAMYAGQGVGLIGTTAEPAASIVHELSRGCAG, translated from the coding sequence GTGCGGGGCACGACGTCCACCCTGGCCCTCGTGCCGGCGGTGGTCGACCGGATCTCGCCGGTCCCGGTGCTCGCCGCCGGCGGGATATGCGACGCGCGGGGCGTCCGGGCGGCGGTGGCGCTGGGCGCGTGCGGGGTGTGGGTCGGCACCCGGTTCCTGGTCGCCGAGCAGGCGGGGACGCACCCCCGGTACCGCGAGCGGCTCCGGGCGGCCACCGCCGAGGACGCGGTGCACACCGGGGTGTTCCGCGACGGCTGGCCCGACGCGCCGCACCGCGCGTTGCGCAACACCACGCTGACCCGCTGGGAGGACGCGGGCCGGCCGGGTCCGGGCGCGCGCCCCGGTGAGGGCGAGGTCGTCGCCGAGCACGCCTCGTTCGGACCGGTCCGGCGCTACGCCGACCTCGTGCCGGTCGTCGGCCACGTCGGGGACGTCGAGGGCATGGCGATGTACGCGGGCCAGGGGGTCGGGTTGATCGGGACGACCGCCGAACCCGCCGCGTCGATTGTCCACGAATTGTCTCGCGGTTGCGCCGGATGA
- a CDS encoding DMT family transporter, translated as MTTPTAPVTAHGDTARWLPSFIGLSALWGSSFALIKIGVDAGVHPLWVALWRCLFGLLALLVVCAVQRLAIPRDTATWGHALVVAALLNAAPFALFAYGEQHVDSVLAGIFNATTPLLTMLFVVMLVRDERLTATKATGLVLGFCGVLVILGVWGGIAGGTLVGGLACLAATTCYGAGFAYARRFFSQRPGSVAALSTVQIGCATAQLAVVTAAVGVAPTWPGWGAAIALLVLGALGTGVAYILNLQVIRHAGPTAASTVTYVIPLWSTAIGAVLLSEPVSWNTFVGAALVIAGILVTRMRTGGRTAAAAQRA; from the coding sequence ATGACCACGCCGACGGCGCCCGTGACGGCGCACGGCGACACCGCGCGGTGGCTGCCGAGCTTCATCGGGCTCTCCGCGCTGTGGGGATCGAGCTTCGCGTTGATCAAGATCGGGGTGGACGCCGGCGTCCACCCCCTGTGGGTGGCCCTGTGGCGCTGCCTGTTCGGGCTGCTGGCCCTGCTGGTCGTGTGCGCGGTGCAGCGGCTGGCGATCCCCCGGGACACGGCCACGTGGGGGCACGCGCTGGTCGTCGCCGCGCTGCTGAACGCCGCCCCGTTCGCCCTGTTCGCCTACGGGGAGCAGCACGTCGACTCGGTGCTGGCCGGGATCTTCAACGCCACCACCCCGCTGCTGACCATGCTGTTCGTCGTGATGCTCGTCCGCGACGAGCGCCTGACCGCGACCAAGGCGACGGGGCTGGTCCTGGGCTTCTGCGGGGTGCTGGTCATCCTCGGCGTGTGGGGCGGGATCGCCGGCGGCACCCTCGTCGGCGGGCTGGCCTGCCTCGCCGCCACCACGTGCTACGGGGCCGGGTTCGCCTACGCCCGGCGCTTCTTCTCGCAGCGGCCGGGCTCGGTGGCGGCGCTGTCGACGGTCCAGATCGGCTGCGCGACCGCCCAGCTCGCCGTGGTCACGGCGGCCGTCGGCGTGGCGCCGACCTGGCCGGGCTGGGGCGCGGCGATCGCGCTGCTCGTGCTGGGCGCGCTGGGCACCGGCGTCGCGTACATCCTGAACCTCCAGGTCATCCGACACGCAGGCCCGACGGCCGCGTCGACGGTCACCTACGTCATCCCGCTGTGGTCGACGGCCATCGGCGCGGTGCTGCTGTCCGAACCGGTCAGCTGGAACACCTTCGTCGGCGCGGCCCTGGTGATCGCGGGCATCCTCGTCACCCGGATGCGCACCGGCGGCCGGACCGCCGCGGCGGCGCAGCGCGCGTAG
- a CDS encoding LysR family transcriptional regulator codes for MSIGIPQIRAFIAVSDTASFSAAAAQLGISQSAVSHAIASLERATGRQVLIRGNPVRPTLLGERLLVHARMVMASMTSMEDLAHHHDSGLRGNLVLAAPPTVCHGLLPGLLDRWRVEFPGISISLFEGDDDEVTGWLTGASADLAVVVDPAGTPPGAVLLAEDRFHAVLRTDHPLAESGAVDVTDLEDDPFLLSLGGCERHIQELQRSSGARLNAVHRVRQLGTLFAMVRAGIGVSIVPGLAAGMEGPDLVLVPLVQRISRELILTGPRNRPWHPATGALLASVEQQRAA; via the coding sequence ATGAGCATCGGAATTCCCCAGATCAGGGCCTTCATCGCCGTGTCGGACACGGCGAGCTTCTCCGCGGCGGCCGCGCAGCTCGGCATCAGCCAGTCGGCGGTCTCCCACGCGATCGCGTCCCTGGAGCGCGCCACCGGGCGGCAGGTCCTGATCAGGGGGAACCCGGTCCGCCCCACCCTGCTCGGCGAGCGGCTGCTGGTCCACGCGCGGATGGTGATGGCGTCGATGACCTCGATGGAGGACCTCGCGCACCACCACGACAGCGGGCTGCGCGGCAACCTCGTGCTGGCGGCTCCCCCCACCGTCTGCCACGGCCTGCTGCCCGGCCTGCTCGACCGCTGGCGCGTGGAGTTCCCCGGCATCTCGATCTCGCTGTTCGAGGGCGACGACGACGAGGTCACCGGCTGGCTGACCGGCGCGAGCGCCGACCTCGCGGTCGTCGTGGACCCGGCCGGCACGCCGCCGGGCGCGGTGCTGCTGGCCGAGGACCGCTTCCACGCGGTCCTGCGCACCGACCACCCGCTGGCCGAGAGCGGGGCGGTCGACGTCACCGACCTGGAGGACGACCCGTTCCTGCTGTCGCTGGGCGGCTGCGAGCGCCACATCCAGGAGTTGCAGCGGAGCAGCGGGGCGCGGCTCAACGCGGTCCACCGGGTGCGCCAGCTCGGCACGCTGTTCGCCATGGTCCGGGCCGGCATCGGCGTGTCGATCGTGCCGGGCCTGGCCGCCGGGATGGAGGGACCGGACCTCGTGCTCGTCCCGCTGGTGCAGCGCATCAGCCGCGAGCTGATCCTCACCGGTCCCCGCAACCGGCCCTGGCACCCGGCCACGGGCGCGCTGCTGGCCTCCGTGGAGCAGCAGCGCGCCGCCTGA